A single window of Paracoccus albus DNA harbors:
- a CDS encoding primosomal protein N': MTFHPQGARIGVLTTEPVGLLDYLAPEGGAEDGQIVICPLGPRRVMGVVWGKGEGTFDLAKLRPVLRGVDAAPLSEELRTFLSRAAEYTLTPLPIMLRMAMRAPDLDKPPAERRIILRAGPEPSRMTEARAAVLRVIEEHGGASFAASELAQLAGVGTSVVKGLVAAGTLVEVTAPKDLPYPRLDPDLPGKPLAPDQAAAAEKLRESVSSGNYGTTLLRGVTGSGKTEVYLEAVAACLRAGRQALVLLPEIALSAEFLDRVEARFGARPGEWHSGISRTERRRLWHMAGRGEVSLVVGARSALFLPFRDLGLIVVDEEHDSSYKQEDTVFYSARDMAVLRAAVASAQVVLASATPSLETWVNAGSGKYERLELRSRYGDAELPDMATVDLRAEDMPGGQWISPSLAKAVEARIARGEQSLLFLNRRGYAPVTVCRACGEQIGCQQCDARMVEHRFQNRLVCHQCGESRPIPVECPSCGVEGKLAPVGPGVERLAEEVAARFPDAKLTVLSSDLFGSARALKETIAEIAQGDTEIIIGTQLVAKGHNFPKLTLVGVIDADLGLQGADLRAAERSFQLMRQVAGRAGRMPGDRPGLALLQTHQPDHAVIRAILAGDDEGFLHAEAGMRRAESMPPFGRLAGIILSHPDPATLSDFARHLAMIAGPIREAGAELFGPAPAPIARIRGRHRMRMLIRAPRQAAIQQAISDWLAPVKLPTNMRLSVDIDPQSFF; this comes from the coding sequence GTGACTTTCCACCCCCAAGGCGCACGCATCGGCGTTCTGACAACCGAACCGGTCGGGCTGCTGGATTATCTTGCGCCCGAAGGAGGGGCAGAGGACGGTCAGATCGTGATCTGCCCGCTTGGACCGCGCCGGGTGATGGGCGTTGTCTGGGGCAAGGGTGAGGGGACATTCGATCTTGCCAAACTGCGCCCGGTGTTACGCGGTGTCGATGCAGCGCCGCTATCGGAAGAACTGCGGACATTTCTGTCCCGCGCGGCGGAATATACGCTGACACCGCTGCCGATTATGCTTCGCATGGCAATGCGTGCGCCCGATCTGGACAAACCCCCGGCAGAGCGGCGGATCATCCTGCGCGCCGGACCGGAGCCGTCGCGGATGACAGAGGCACGGGCAGCCGTGCTGCGCGTGATCGAAGAACACGGCGGGGCCAGTTTTGCGGCGTCCGAACTGGCGCAGCTGGCAGGGGTCGGTACCAGCGTCGTCAAGGGGCTGGTTGCCGCCGGCACGCTGGTCGAGGTGACCGCGCCCAAGGACCTGCCCTATCCTCGGCTTGATCCTGACCTGCCGGGCAAGCCGCTCGCCCCCGATCAGGCCGCAGCGGCAGAAAAACTGCGGGAATCGGTCAGCAGTGGCAACTATGGCACCACCCTGCTGCGCGGCGTGACCGGGTCCGGCAAGACAGAGGTTTATCTTGAAGCGGTCGCCGCCTGCCTGCGCGCAGGCAGGCAGGCTTTGGTACTGCTGCCTGAGATCGCACTTTCGGCGGAGTTTCTGGACCGGGTGGAGGCGCGTTTCGGCGCCCGCCCCGGCGAATGGCATTCCGGGATCAGCCGGACAGAGCGGCGGCGCTTGTGGCACATGGCCGGACGCGGTGAGGTTTCGCTGGTCGTAGGCGCGCGCTCTGCCCTGTTCCTGCCATTCCGCGATCTTGGCTTGATCGTTGTCGACGAAGAACACGATTCGTCCTACAAACAAGAAGATACGGTCTTTTACTCAGCCCGCGATATGGCGGTATTGCGCGCTGCTGTTGCCTCGGCCCAGGTCGTTCTGGCATCGGCCACACCTTCGCTAGAGACATGGGTGAATGCTGGCAGCGGCAAATATGAAAGGCTTGAATTGCGCTCCCGCTATGGTGATGCGGAATTGCCGGATATGGCGACAGTAGACCTGCGCGCTGAGGACATGCCGGGCGGACAATGGATCTCGCCGAGCTTGGCAAAGGCGGTCGAGGCCCGCATCGCCCGGGGTGAGCAATCGCTTTTGTTCCTGAACCGGCGCGGCTATGCGCCGGTCACGGTGTGCCGTGCCTGCGGCGAACAGATCGGCTGCCAGCAATGCGACGCCCGAATGGTCGAACATCGTTTTCAGAACCGGCTGGTTTGCCACCAATGTGGGGAATCGCGCCCCATCCCGGTCGAATGCCCTTCTTGCGGGGTTGAGGGCAAGCTTGCCCCCGTCGGTCCGGGGGTCGAGCGATTGGCGGAAGAGGTCGCCGCGCGGTTTCCGGATGCGAAACTGACGGTACTGTCATCCGATCTGTTTGGCTCGGCCCGTGCGCTTAAAGAGACAATTGCCGAGATCGCGCAAGGCGATACGGAAATCATCATCGGCACGCAGCTTGTCGCCAAGGGGCACAACTTTCCGAAGTTGACTCTGGTCGGTGTGATCGACGCCGACCTTGGACTGCAAGGCGCCGATCTGCGCGCGGCAGAACGATCGTTTCAACTGATGCGTCAGGTTGCGGGTCGCGCCGGCAGGATGCCGGGCGATCGACCGGGACTGGCGCTGCTGCAGACCCATCAGCCTGATCATGCAGTGATTCGCGCGATACTGGCCGGTGATGACGAAGGATTCCTGCACGCCGAAGCCGGTATGAGGAGGGCGGAATCCATGCCGCCTTTCGGTCGGTTAGCTGGAATTATCCTCTCGCATCCTGACCCGGCGACGCTGTCTGATTTCGCGCGACATCTTGCCATGATTGCCGGACCTATCCGTGAGGCGGGCGCCGAACTGTTCGGCCCTGCCCCTGCCCCAATCGCCCGCATTCGCGGGCGGCACAGGATGCGTATGCTGATCCGTGCACCCCGGCAGGCTGCCATTCAGCAGGCTATCAGCGACTGGTTGGCGCCAGTCAAGCTGCCGACCAATATGCGTCTGTCTGTGGATATTGACCCGCAGAGCTTCTTTTGA
- a CDS encoding phage portal protein, protein MWWLPMWSVKATRLPFDAAIRGIKKLIEEKLRLHLLTPALDARGEYDLFEMQQVFMSTVFADGECFLRWRPRTGTFATGLALPFQFEMIEADRLDKSITSHGLNQVVEGVEYGPTGQIEAYHLPPYHPGSVEIPRSRTTSRVSAIDVIHGRRFNRSEQLRGVPWLAPVMMTIGELSDYQETQIMKQRMSWLLAFMLKWTGGVGVGKSEKGLDKSEPGAIFHLPEGAEPVPVDPPRVEEYPAFMKQGLQAIAAGIGITYESLAVDLESVNFSSARYGRNEMDRLVRMWQRNIMIAQFGGGIERWFRNGLSVSGKAGMDFTLDWTPPRRILVDPTREIPAMIEEVESGLNSCQGVQRELGRDPERIREERVQDMQADEAVNLSSASDEKATEAGRARAEADNIKDQAARNRLSSITN, encoded by the coding sequence ATGTGGTGGTTGCCAATGTGGTCGGTGAAGGCAACGCGCCTTCCGTTCGATGCAGCGATAAGGGGCATAAAAAAACTCATCGAGGAAAAGCTTCGCTTGCACCTTCTGACGCCCGCATTGGACGCCCGCGGCGAATACGATCTGTTCGAGATGCAGCAGGTATTCATGTCCACGGTATTCGCTGACGGCGAGTGCTTTCTGCGGTGGCGACCACGGACAGGAACCTTTGCGACGGGCCTCGCCTTGCCGTTTCAGTTCGAGATGATCGAGGCGGACCGGCTGGATAAATCGATTACCTCACATGGCCTAAATCAGGTGGTTGAGGGGGTCGAATACGGCCCGACAGGCCAGATCGAAGCATATCACCTCCCGCCCTATCATCCCGGATCGGTCGAGATCCCGCGAAGCCGAACCACCTCGCGCGTCTCTGCGATTGATGTGATCCACGGCCGGCGGTTCAATCGGTCGGAGCAATTGCGCGGGGTGCCTTGGCTGGCTCCGGTAATGATGACCATCGGCGAACTGTCCGATTATCAGGAAACCCAGATCATGAAGCAGCGTATGTCGTGGCTGCTTGCGTTCATGCTGAAATGGACGGGCGGAGTCGGCGTCGGTAAATCGGAGAAGGGCCTCGACAAGTCGGAACCGGGCGCAATTTTCCACCTTCCGGAAGGTGCGGAGCCGGTACCGGTCGATCCGCCGCGCGTCGAGGAATACCCCGCCTTCATGAAGCAGGGTCTGCAGGCAATCGCAGCGGGGATCGGGATTACCTACGAGTCGCTTGCCGTTGATCTGGAAAGCGTGAACTTCTCATCCGCTCGCTACGGCCGGAACGAAATGGACCGACTTGTTCGGATGTGGCAGCGCAACATCATGATCGCCCAATTTGGCGGCGGGATCGAGCGCTGGTTTCGGAACGGCCTCTCTGTATCCGGAAAGGCGGGAATGGATTTTACGCTCGACTGGACCCCGCCACGCCGCATCCTTGTCGATCCGACGCGCGAAATCCCGGCGATGATCGAAGAAGTCGAGTCCGGGCTGAACAGCTGCCAAGGCGTTCAGCGCGAACTAGGCCGCGATCCGGAACGCATCCGTGAAGAACGCGTGCAGGACATGCAGGCGGACGAAGCAGTAAACCTGTCGTCCGCATCAGATGAAAAAGCAACAGAAGCTGGCCGCGCCCGCGCGGAAGCCGACAACATAAAGGACCAAGCCGCACGGAATCGCTTGTCTTCAATAACGAATTGA
- a CDS encoding DUF484 family protein, with protein sequence MTEQALSPEQRQALLDDPSSILMDRDLMRAIVGAHEEGVGDNVIDIRGRAMTALESRLDRLEAAHETVIAAAYENQSGMNTIHRAVLSLLQPVDFEDFLENMQTDLADILRVDTLVLVMETSTKEGTPEMGGPLTMVPAGTVSRAIAAGRRGQSSGEVMLRRASSVSAGLHGAPVASEALIPLDLGANRMPALLLMGSDEPGRFSAAQGTDLLRFFGQAFRLILLRWLDE encoded by the coding sequence ATGACCGAACAGGCGCTGTCCCCCGAACAGCGGCAGGCGCTGCTGGACGATCCCAGCTCGATCCTGATGGATCGCGACCTCATGCGGGCCATTGTCGGCGCGCATGAGGAAGGCGTCGGCGACAATGTCATCGACATTCGCGGCCGCGCCATGACGGCTCTGGAATCGCGGCTGGACCGGCTGGAAGCCGCGCATGAAACGGTCATCGCTGCCGCCTATGAAAACCAGTCGGGGATGAATACCATCCACCGTGCGGTCCTGTCGCTGTTGCAGCCCGTGGATTTCGAAGATTTTCTTGAGAACATGCAGACTGACCTCGCCGATATCCTGCGGGTCGATACGCTTGTTCTGGTGATGGAAACCTCTACCAAGGAAGGCACGCCGGAAATGGGCGGCCCGCTGACGATGGTGCCGGCAGGAACGGTATCCCGTGCGATTGCGGCGGGGCGTCGCGGCCAAAGCTCTGGCGAAGTGATGCTGCGCCGCGCGTCGTCGGTCAGCGCGGGGCTGCATGGTGCGCCTGTCGCGTCCGAGGCACTGATTCCGCTGGATCTGGGCGCAAACCGGATGCCTGCGCTGCTGCTGATGGGCTCGGACGAGCCGGGACGGTTCAGTGCTGCGCAAGGCACCGATCTGCTGCGCTTCTTTGGTCAGGCGTTCCGCTTGATCCTGCTTCGCTGGCTGGACGAATGA
- a CDS encoding tyrosine-type recombinase/integrase produces the protein MTRVRLKGINRIKAKLADGSAREYHYVGQGRGAGKFWESASDLRIGSPEYIAAFTAAAQPADQAAGKFRSIIVRFLESQDFKGLAPRTQKDMRCSIFHAKNGIDKRFGDAPIAALNDTRIRTQALDWRDSIGGKVGGEHIRHLQRIMGFALDRGLIREHHLRQIKGVYKSSRSDIFWMPEEVSAFVDGAPKHIGRILIAATETGLRPDDLATITRANLHPTPHGQRLVVFTAKRKRIASIPVTDRMSVLIAETPDAQSHLIATASGQPYKHANYLGDAVSEWRDRLKLRPELRLYDARGTAATRHLEAGAELREIATHMGWSIMHAVEVIERYVALAPGMTDWLAEKLKRAESRTKNAK, from the coding sequence ATGACAAGGGTTAGGCTCAAGGGGATCAACCGGATCAAGGCCAAATTGGCGGACGGGTCTGCCAGAGAATATCACTACGTTGGTCAAGGTCGCGGAGCGGGTAAGTTCTGGGAAAGTGCCAGCGATTTGCGCATCGGTTCGCCCGAATATATCGCCGCATTCACCGCGGCTGCCCAGCCCGCCGATCAGGCAGCCGGGAAGTTCAGATCTATCATTGTTCGCTTCCTCGAAAGCCAGGATTTCAAAGGTCTGGCCCCACGAACCCAGAAGGACATGCGCTGCTCCATCTTCCATGCAAAGAACGGCATAGATAAGCGGTTCGGAGATGCCCCTATCGCGGCCCTGAACGACACGCGCATCCGAACGCAGGCACTCGACTGGCGGGACAGCATTGGTGGGAAGGTCGGGGGTGAACACATCAGGCATTTACAGCGGATTATGGGTTTCGCGTTGGACCGAGGGCTTATCCGTGAGCACCACCTCAGACAGATCAAAGGCGTCTATAAATCCAGCCGTTCCGATATCTTCTGGATGCCCGAAGAGGTTTCCGCCTTTGTTGATGGTGCCCCCAAGCACATCGGCAGAATTTTGATAGCAGCCACCGAAACCGGTCTGCGGCCAGATGATCTGGCGACTATCACCCGCGCCAACCTACACCCAACACCTCATGGTCAGCGCCTCGTGGTATTTACGGCCAAGCGGAAGCGCATAGCGTCTATACCCGTCACTGACCGAATGTCAGTTTTGATTGCCGAAACGCCAGATGCTCAGAGCCATCTGATCGCCACGGCGTCGGGGCAACCCTACAAGCACGCCAATTATCTGGGGGACGCTGTAAGCGAATGGCGAGACAGGCTGAAGTTGCGGCCTGAACTCCGCCTATATGATGCTCGCGGGACCGCCGCCACTCGACATCTTGAGGCTGGCGCTGAGTTGAGGGAGATCGCCACGCATATGGGCTGGTCGATCATGCACGCCGTTGAGGTGATTGAGCGATATGTCGCACTGGCACCGGGAATGACTGATTGGCTTGCCGAGAAGCTAAAGCGGGCCGAATCCAGAACGAAAAATGCAAAATGA
- a CDS encoding tyrosine recombinase XerC, with protein MSTPLALTPAMADALAQWLQGEAAARDRSAHTITAYRDDTLAFLSFLGGHYGEGATPKSLASLKQIDMRAFAAAERARGLSARSLARRLSAIRSFLRWISDREGYDLSAALSTRGPKYQRSLPRPLAPDQARELLDHAGSHHAEPWIASRDMAVLTLLYGCGLRISEALSLTGAEWPMRESLTIRGKGGRERMVPVLPVAIDAIAAYLRLCPYPLEKDSPLFYGARGGPLRAGVLEGAMAKMRQSLGLPPTATPHALRHSFATHLLSAGGDLRTIQELLGHASLATTQVYTGVDDARLMEVYRNAHPRR; from the coding sequence ATGAGCACGCCGCTGGCGCTGACGCCCGCGATGGCAGATGCGTTGGCGCAATGGCTTCAGGGCGAAGCGGCCGCCAGGGACCGCTCTGCCCACACCATCACCGCTTATCGCGATGATACGCTGGCCTTTCTGTCCTTCCTTGGCGGGCATTATGGAGAAGGCGCGACCCCGAAATCCCTCGCTTCGCTCAAGCAGATTGATATGCGTGCTTTTGCGGCTGCGGAAAGGGCCAGGGGCCTGTCTGCCCGTTCGCTGGCCCGTCGGCTTTCGGCGATCCGCAGCTTCCTGCGATGGATTTCCGACCGAGAGGGCTATGACCTGTCAGCCGCCTTGTCGACGCGCGGCCCCAAATACCAGCGGTCCCTCCCGCGTCCGCTTGCGCCCGATCAGGCCCGTGAGCTTCTTGACCACGCGGGCAGCCACCACGCCGAACCTTGGATTGCGTCCCGCGACATGGCGGTGCTGACGCTGCTTTACGGCTGTGGCTTGCGCATATCAGAGGCGCTTTCGCTAACCGGTGCTGAATGGCCCATGCGCGAATCCCTGACCATACGCGGCAAGGGCGGGCGTGAACGCATGGTCCCGGTCCTGCCCGTGGCGATAGATGCCATTGCCGCCTATCTGCGCCTTTGCCCCTATCCGCTGGAAAAGGATAGCCCGCTTTTCTACGGCGCCCGTGGCGGTCCATTGCGCGCAGGCGTCCTTGAAGGGGCGATGGCAAAGATGCGCCAATCCCTCGGCCTGCCGCCCACGGCCACGCCCCATGCCCTGCGCCACAGCTTTGCCACGCATCTTCTTTCAGCCGGCGGCGATCTGCGCACCATTCAGGAATTGCTGGGCCATGCCAGCCTTGCCACGACGCAGGTCTATACCGGCGTCGATGATGCCCGGCTGATGGAGGTCTACCGCAATGCCCATCCGCGCCGTTAG
- the fsa gene encoding fructose-6-phosphate aldolase — MKFFVDTADVDAIRELNDLGMVDGVTTNPSLILKAGRDIEEVTREICDMIPGPVSAEVVAEKADDMIREGKHLAKIANNIAVKVPLTWDGLKACRVLSDAGHMVNVTLCFSPAQAILAAKAGATFISPFIGRLDDIHLDGMELIADIREIYDNYGYETQILAASIRSVNHIIEAGRIGADVITSPPNVIKSMATHPLTDKGLAQFNADWAKTGQKIGQ, encoded by the coding sequence ATGAAATTCTTTGTCGATACAGCCGACGTCGATGCCATCCGCGAATTGAACGATCTGGGAATGGTTGACGGGGTTACCACCAATCCGTCGCTGATCTTGAAGGCGGGCCGCGATATTGAAGAAGTGACCCGCGAGATCTGCGACATGATCCCGGGCCCTGTCTCTGCCGAGGTGGTTGCCGAAAAAGCCGATGACATGATCCGCGAGGGCAAGCACCTGGCAAAGATCGCCAATAATATTGCCGTGAAGGTGCCGTTGACCTGGGACGGGCTGAAAGCCTGCCGTGTGCTATCGGATGCGGGCCACATGGTGAATGTCACGCTCTGCTTCTCGCCCGCGCAGGCTATTCTGGCGGCGAAAGCTGGCGCGACCTTCATCAGCCCGTTCATCGGGCGTCTGGACGACATCCATCTGGACGGGATGGAACTGATCGCCGATATCCGCGAGATTTACGACAATTACGGCTACGAGACGCAGATTCTTGCCGCCTCGATCCGTTCGGTGAACCATATCATCGAAGCGGGCCGGATCGGTGCCGATGTCATCACCTCGCCGCCGAATGTTATCAAGTCGATGGCGACCCACCCGCTGACCGATAAGGGCCTGGCGCAATTCAACGCGGACTGGGCCAAGACCGGTCAGAAGATCGGCCAATGA